The following DNA comes from Anastrepha obliqua isolate idAnaObli1 chromosome 1, idAnaObli1_1.0, whole genome shotgun sequence.
aaacttagcggtaagttttccgaaccttttaagaccaaaaccattgaaatcggagtataactactatgaaaagtgtgaccaaaatgcttaaaaaacacgattttcggggaaacgcgtttacacttcggtgcccagaaaaatgtgaaaaaatgcgattttcaaaaaatcctttctgtggcgtattctcgcatacacatacaacaaaattatgcaaaaaaaaatcgatttttttttcgctggagaccagaagacccccttaaaaaaatgaattttggggcgaattttcctacaagttttgcttcgaaaaaattatttttcgaaaaattttcgaaaacttaaaattcacataaaaaataatatcattaaaaagatgggTGCAAAATTTCACAGAGAGATAGGTcagtaacttttcgagttatcatgTACGCCAACtcgaaaaataaagttttgagaaaaacgcgtctaaagtttgaatataactatacctctcccagcgctcgaacgcaaagaatagagtcgtcacggttgacgatttacaatataagaaatacttaaatgtacgttctaaaaattgttacacatatttttaaaggattatattaacattttatgaaagcaaaaaaatttttttttcgaaattgtacaggtatctgtccccttaaaataaGAGTATTGTGCAACAGGAAAAATCGAAAATGCATACCTGAAAAAGTACAGGGACGTCGTACAAGTAAAATGAAAAGATatatcttctactcaaatatgaacgagacgttatcaataaaacggtccgcggatgacatatggcaaaaataatttttttattttttggtaggactgttataagcttacatggcaaatttcagcgtgatatgtcacatagtttcttttctgtgctactgtaaacaagtcaagctcgagtgtgttcttcgaattctcttttatgacttcaattgtctcaaaatgttttccacggagcggcaacttgagcttgggaaacaggaaaatgtcacatggagccatatcaggcgaatacggtgcttgcggaacgatattaacattatttttgttcaaataatcgcgaacaagacgtgatgtgtgagctggtgcattatcgtgatgcaagaaccatgacttgttgtcccacaattccttccttttaatacgaatgttctcgcgcaaatgctttaaaacgtctaaataatattcagcgttaaccgatcggccttgcggaaggaacttcgagtgcaccacaccttcgtaatcgaaaaaaacagtcagcataaccttaatttttgagcgactttggcgtggttttttgggttgatgtacggccctctttgaacgatttgtaccactggaaaacacgtgcacgcgatagagcagagtccccatcggttgtctgcaacatttttaaggcgtctgaagccgaaattttgttggaataacaaaatttcaaacaaattctttgttcaacttgaatttccatcgttaaattcgaagaacacactcgagcttgacttgtttacagtagcacagaaaacaaactatgtgacatatcacgctgaaatttgccatgtaagcttataaccgtcctaccaaaaaacaaaaaaatttatttttgccatatgtcatccgcggaccgttttattgataccgtctcgttcatatttgagcagaagtacaaaGCTGCAACCACTGCAACATCacagcgaaattttttttaaatctcacgATTTCAGGATTAAGTTATTGAAAAGTAAAATCACCCTTGTTGGCATAATTCGAAGGAACAAAACTTTCTAGTCTCTAGAAATTACTAAGAAACCGTTTGATAATCTTTGGGTAGGTGCCTAAAAAGAGCTAGAGCGGTATATTTACTTAGTATACTTCATAATATTATTGAAGTCAATACGAACACAGAAAGTCCAAAATCGTTGACTTTTATACAGAACAATTCGGTGGCTCAGtctttgttttacaaaatgcTGGATATAAGCGCATGCaatgcttttataatttttagagaAATCAACCTTGAAAggagcaaaagtaaaaaaaaactttaaagtcGTATGTTCCCAGAAGAGCTCTGATTTGAACTGATTTCTAAGAAAATATCGTACTGAGCTACACCCTATCGCACCAGTCCAGTCGAAATCGTTATAAAATTTCTCTCCCTAAATcagagattataaaataatcctagataataaccatattttttgtgttttctgtgtaatagatcattatttttacgagtgtaaagaaaaacgtcaaagtaaaaactaaataaaatggatgccggcagaGAAAACAGATTTGTAgatataattctaataaaatgtttgttaaatatttttaattatgcattcatataacaggAAAAAAGCGTATGTCCTTAAACGTGTGTcgtcttattacttattatagcatgtaatatcgaatttcgaatgcgcattgctgccataattttttgaaacctcagtataCGTCGTTtgcggatttcctccaactgtttattattagcagccaattgcacaattaaattagctattccttcttcttgtattttcttcatatcgttaataataattaaacaaaccaaaaacaccgacatactccaccaaaataatttctataaagaaaaatctttcacaacagtattgacagctgattatCAATTTGGCAGGTAATCTTCCATATGTGCAGGGGTAGAttcattttgtgaatttattgataattaatgcatatgtgaacgtactttagtACTTGAATTATAATCAAAacattttccttcatatatcAGGTAATATTGACCAATTAACGTCAAAAACGTACCTTTTTATGAATACAGGATAAGggcaaaataatttacaaactgCTTCCGCCGAAAAGGGAAATCTGCGCCAACTTCCGTTATAGATGTGCACTGCTGAAAAATTCTATGTGCTGCCTCCTTTCATTTACAGACTCACATATTTTTGACTAGACTGTGGCTAAACTACATATAACTACTTCATTTTCTACAAGTAATTATTATAACTGATCTGGCATTTAGTAGAACAGCTATACTATACAACTATATGTATACTTCCTCACGgtttaaacatttaaattaatttcatgatTTCATtgatctaatattttttaacaaacaaataaacatatCTCTGATACAACCCTGCTACTTTGCGATTGTGTTTGGCAGCACTAATTATATTGTGAGTGACCAGCCTGACAAACacttaaaactagcaaaaaaaatgctTCTGTTTACATGAGCTCATTTCCAAAATTGCTAGCTGGGCACTTTAcaactgaagtaatattttcgCGTCTGcgcttttgttttgttgtcgttattaattttatttgatttgaataaagtaaaaaacaacCTATTGCATTTGTGGTAGAAAATTGTGGCGTATTTAGTGTGCGCTAAAAAATATGTCCGTGAAtattactgtgaatggaaaattTAAGACATGCAGTAAACCAAGCATTTTAGATGACCCCGTGCGTGTCAAAAAGCAGCTGGAATGTGAACTTAGAAAACAACGACTCCTGGAGGTAATTGGTGTATATATGTGCCTATGTATGTCAATGTGACAaaatttaacacattttatttaatggcTAGGTCCGTGAAGAGTCTAAAAATTTGGCGCGCAAAATTCGCAATGACGTAGCTGCCGAGAAGGAGAGGCAGTTGAGAAATCTGGAAGCTATTAAAGCAAAGGAACTTGAATGTTGGCGACACCATGTTTTAGATCAAAAAAATAATGACTACCGACAGGCAATTTTTGAAATTGGTACAGCGCACACAGCTGCAAAGTTGGAGAACGAAGCCCTGGCGGAACGGAAAACGGCTCAAGAGCAGGAGCGCAAACAGTTCAAAAGGAAGACGTACGAGCGACTAGGAATGAAACGACCACAAACTACAAAGAAAATACTACAAACTGCAGGTACACAGACACCAAATGTGCTCATTAAGAGCACGATGACGAAGAAGGCTCCGAAAAAACATAAGCGAAAAAtttgttcgaaagaacaaaCTTCAATGTGTCATTGCTCTAGCGCAGAAAGCGAGTCGGATAGTGAAGAGAGTAGCGATGATATAGAGCGAGATAAAGACAGTTATTCTGCTAGAAGTCGAACCACAAAATCAGTGGTAATATGTCCCTGTCCAAAATCAATTAAGTGTCCTTGCATTAGCTCTTCCTCCTCGTCAACACTTTCATCAACCCTTACTGACGAAGAAGATAATGAGAAACAAACTTTGCCACCCAACAAAAAAACGGTACTTAGTAAAAATCCGGCTATAATAGTAGATATTGGTGTGGATAGCAATGATTCAGTGACCATAACAGCTGGTGAAATAAAAGACAAACACACAGAAAGTAATCGCCAATTCAGTCACGTTGTGCGTGATAGTAAAACTGAAAAATCTAAACGGTCCTCGCTAAAGGATAGAACTGCAACGATGAGTTCAGAAACAAACAGTCAAGCTGCATCAAAAGTACCTAAACCACGTTTCACACAAGTTTCGCAGCTcataaaaagcaaaagtaatACTAGCGGGTCCCAATCACGATCACCATCCAGACCACCACCACCTTCACTCGCAGCTACGTCGGGCACTTCCCCTCAAAAATCTCCAAGAAAAAGCAGTGCATCTGGAAATACGGCTAGAGGCATTCAAGCTACAATTTCAGGTGTCACGGTGACATTGGACAGTGGTAGTAAACGTGATATGGGGAAAAGTACACGTGAAAGTAGTACGGGTCGTGTACAATCCTATGACTACAACAATAAGTATGCACGGGATTATCCACATCCTACAGACGGTCTGGTGCATGAGCCCAGCGTGCGGGAACGTAGCGAGCCGAGTGCTAGGGAGCGAGCAGAAATGGAACGTGAGTTAGAACAAAGAAGGGAGCACGAAAGGGAGCGCATGCGGTGAGTAGGTGGACAAATTGTGTggctaaaaataagaaattgattttgtatttaaataaaatatactaaagCGCATTCAACTAATCTTTCTTTTTTCAGATCCCGATCAGAAGAGCGTGGCCGCAAAGCACTCGAGCGCGAACAGGTTAAACGTGATTGTCAGCTGCTTACTGAGAAGCTAGATGCGCTATCGCAACAGTATCCGGATCTGCTGAATCCGCCAGATGTaagtgtatacatatttatctgAATTAAATTACCGACACACAATTATATTCGTCCTTCAGACCGTTCTGCAAAATCATCAGTTATACGAGAGTCGAGCTGCCCGCATCGAACAAAAACGCAACTCTGCCGTAGAACAATTGCTTTTACGTCCGGCAATTATAACCTGCCCAGAAATTGGCGGACAGGAAACTCGAGTCGCCAGTAAAAAGCATGCCACTACCGACGGGGATGCTTTAAATTTGGGCGCACCTCCCGCAATTGATCAAATTGATAGCACAAGCTCTTCCGGTAGCTGCAACTCCATATTACTCGGCTACGTTGATGATCAACAGCAAAAAATACGCGACGATCTTAATAAGTGCGCAGGTGGGCAGCCAAGGCAGGATGCACAAAAAgaggaacatttaaaaaatttactacaGCGAATTGAAAAGTTACGAAAAGCCTTATGTGAAGAGCTCGGCAAGAGTGGCAGTGGTGAAAGCGTGCAGGAGGTTATAAATGGTGTAAGTGATGTTCGTCGCGAGCGTGAGCGTATACTCACCAATGACGCAGATTATGGTAATGGCAGGCGATCACCAATGGAAAAGCATTTGCATGGTGTAGAGCAAAAAGAAGCTCTATTAGAGCAGAAACTTCGGGAATTATGCAAAATGCAACAGCAACTGCCACAGAACATTACAGGTAAAAGAGACAAACGAGAGGATAGCAATATAAAACGTAAGTACAAAAAAATGATTGGCccaattttagatatttaacCATTCTGCTCTTCAACAGAGTCCGATGGAAAGGAGTGTAGGGTGCTAGCGACGGGTAACAAACCACTGGAAATCATAATAAAGCTAAAGAATGACAGCGGCCGCCAGGGTAGATCGAAAGTGAAAAAGTCAACAAAAAGCCCGCGTAAACTTTCCACACTTATTAAAACTCCGACAAAGAAATTGGGTGCTAAACGATCAGTGAGTGGCTTGCGAGAGAGACTGCAACAAAATCAGAAAGAAGGTACCACTGCTGTCAAGTTGGGGAAAATTATTCGCCAAAATTCGTACGATTCGAACTCGACCTCTTATCGCAGTCTACCGTCACATATTGGCAATGAGATGGACGCGTTGGTAGATCGCTTAGAACTAGATCAAGAGGAGGAGGATGGAGAGGAGGTTGAAGATTATACGATAGTGGCCCAAAATGGTTCGACTGTTATCACCGACGACCTACCACCATCAGCTGGCGATGGAAAAGTCACTGCACGTCAAACAACGTCAACTCAACACAAGGCGCGCTTAAATCCGCTTATAGCGCACTATATCCAGCGACTGCTGGGTATGTCGCGTAATTCCGTACGCGCACTAGGCGTCAGCTCTTCCGATATAGATACGCCCTCTTCTTCTGTTATGAACATCAGCTCGAATCGTACCGGTACCACTGTTGATCTGGTAGACTCCCAGGAACGGATTCAGCGTGTAAATCGCTTCATTGAAGAGAATCGCACATTTCTTAGTGAGTTGGAAGATACGTTGCGTACACAAAGTGATGCTACCCTGGAAAGTAGCATTAGAATTTTTGAGGAGGTTTGGCAGCAACGACTTCTTAAAGAGAAGCAAAGTAGGGGAGAAAAACCGCTAAAGGAATCGCTAGCAAAACGGCGAAATGAGGCCCAAAGCGAACAGAAGCAGCTCGCTCCAGCAGGTAGCCACGCAAGAAGGCGTTTAGCACAGAAGCGTCAGAACGATGAAAGTAGCAAGCGTGAGAGTCGTCACGAGGCGTCGGCAACGCGACAGCCAGATACGCACACCAGCGCCGCCGTCACGGGAAATGCACCGACACTACGCCCGCAGCAACGAGCAACCACAGAGCAGTCTACACCCGCTGCTACTCATGtagtgcaacaaaaacaacagcgacAAGAGGATGCGAATCAAAAGCATATAACTTCGGAGCACGCGAGTGCGGTGCTTAAGAAGACCCCGCAAACAAGTGATATATCGGTATCTACCGAAGATCGCCGTGCCGAAAATCAGATTTTACGTTATGAGCAACTCACCGAAAACTGCACACAACGCATCGCTGAGCTGACCGATCTCATACAAAAGGTTCGCACAGAGAAGAAGCGTCTCATGGAGGTCACACTCAGTTCGGTTAGCGAGGGTCGCAACTCAACCGAATATATCGAATTGCCGGATGGCACACGCCGACGTTCAAACGCCTCGAATGCCGAAAGGAATACAAGTGTCAGTAGCAGCGGAAGTAGCGGTAGTAGCAATCGTAATGTGCTCACAACCCAACCAACAACTTCTATCGATTATACACCGCAAGAAATGCTGGGACAGCAAACTGCTGCTACATCCGGTGAAAGGATATCAGCGCTGGACAGCTCGGTACCACTTGAGAAGCACAAACCTACGGGTATTAGCCGTGATAGCGGCATATCCATTTCCCGGCCACAAACCGCGCAGGATATCGAACCGCCTTCGCAAGCGTCTACTAGCACAACACATCCAAGCTCTCAAGGTGCAGTGCGCAAAAGCCGACCACCGCCAACTATGCAACGCTACAGTCCCAAACTTGCTGAAGATGAGGTGGCACATGAACTTTCCACCATCATAGAGGTCGACACACCGGTCACATCGCGCATTAATGCCACAGCAGCAGGATCAGCCAGAGTGACAGCAGCTAGCGGAGCCACAGAGGCATCCCGCAGTAGGCATTTGCAACCACTACCTTTCCCTACATTCGAAGAATATGCGCGTGAAATGAATTTAGACGTCACGCAAATGAGTACCGACACCAGCCTGCGCATACATCAAGAATTCCAGTCGTTGATCGCAAATCTTCGTGCTGTACAAGAAGGCGCTGGTGAGTAAAATGTTTGGTAATTATTGAGCTCCATACATTTAATTTACTATTGCAGTGCCTGACTATCGAGAATTCCCAACACTCTCCGCCTACTTGCGCAATTTGAGCGCACATCAGGAAGGCGTCGAACAAAGCCAATCACCCGAGACCATCGAAGATCTCATAGCCTGTCTACGCGTAGCGAATCTCTCCATTAAAGCTTTTCCCTCTCGTCAAGAGTATATGCGCCAAATGATTTCCAATTCAGCAAGCGGCGAGTTACTCAATAGCGCCAGTCTTGAAAATATCACCGATTCACGCACGAACACTAACACCGAAACCGAATCCGAATCAATTAACATCGAAGAAGAGTTGCGGCGTCGGCAAATACTAAAACATTCTTTCCGCACTGCCAAAGCAAAAGAGGAGATTTTCTCTTCTACAGTAAGAGAGCGCGTGAACGCTGAGCATGCGCATGATAATTCACGCATTTTCACCACAGAAAGCGGCATTGAGAAGCTTTCATCCACTTCGGAGAATGGATCTAGCGAATTTGAGCGTCAGTTATTCAGTTTGGGCATGAGATGGCCAGCAACGATGCGTGCGCGTACAAAGAAAGCAGAAGCGGTGGGTCGCAGTAACACCTCATCTAGTCCTGAGCGTGTTTTGCATGCTGATGGTGGCAGCGTAGAACTAAGTGCACAGCAGCGTGGTAGTCCAAGAAAAGATGTGGATGCATTGCGTAAAAGTCGTCAACATTCACCGGACAAGACGCTACGCGGCGAAAGTCCCAAACGAATGCCAGCGGTAAACATTAGCGCAAAAGAAGTGCAATTTGAGCAACACACTAGAGTGCGTTCACCAGCGCACAGTCCTTTGCGCGCAACAGATAGGCAGCACTCAAGGAGCAGTCCTATGCCCGCACAAGCGGCAGCATCGCCACAAAATACGTCAGATCAACAGCAGTCAAAGATCAGCCCTACAAAACGTATGCCTCCTAATGCCACAGCAACGCAGGACGCAACGCGACACAGTCGAAGCGTAAGttccaattatttttgtttgttttaaataattttaaatttttaaacagcTGTTTCCAAATCTTCAATTTAAaacattatataaaaatatatttataaaatttcccCATCACATCCCTTACTTTTCAGTCTCGACGCAGTCCGCATCGCTCCAGCGATTGCGAGTTCGTTAGTGACTTTGGACGTCCACTGAACTTGCGTGACTTTCTGACTAAAGAGCTACTTAAGCACGCCAGCTCCTCGAGTTCGTCTACGCCAACAGACGATTCATTACGCAGCATTTTTCTCCAATCCATCATTGATACCATGACACCGCGCACTAATAATTGCGGCAGCAATCAGCTAGACAGGCAAAAGACCTCAACGCCGGTGACACATTCCAATCCGTCGCATACACACAGTAGCGGCGGTCGTAGCACTAGCAGTGATGGCAATACACCGTCACAACTCTTCTCTGGTGAAAGTGGTATTTCATCGGTGCGATTCTTTGAACGGTCAATAACACGCACGTACCCGCGGAATACCACACCAGCGGGGCAGAAAAAAGTTCGGAAAGCTATGGAAGAGCAACAGAATGTTACGGCAAACTAATGCGTGATTTTTGGTATTTGTTCAA
Coding sequences within:
- the LOC129248499 gene encoding uncharacterized protein LOC129248499; the protein is MSVNITVNGKFKTCSKPSILDDPVRVKKQLECELRKQRLLEVREESKNLARKIRNDVAAEKERQLRNLEAIKAKELECWRHHVLDQKNNDYRQAIFEIGTAHTAAKLENEALAERKTAQEQERKQFKRKTYERLGMKRPQTTKKILQTAGTQTPNVLIKSTMTKKAPKKHKRKICSKEQTSMCHCSSAESESDSEESSDDIERDKDSYSARSRTTKSVVICPCPKSIKCPCISSSSSSTLSSTLTDEEDNEKQTLPPNKKTVLSKNPAIIVDIGVDSNDSVTITAGEIKDKHTESNRQFSHVVRDSKTEKSKRSSLKDRTATMSSETNSQAASKVPKPRFTQVSQLIKSKSNTSGSQSRSPSRPPPPSLAATSGTSPQKSPRKSSASGNTARGIQATISGVTVTLDSGSKRDMGKSTRESSTGRVQSYDYNNKYARDYPHPTDGLVHEPSVRERSEPSARERAEMERELEQRREHERERMRSRSEERGRKALEREQVKRDCQLLTEKLDALSQQYPDLLNPPDTVLQNHQLYESRAARIEQKRNSAVEQLLLRPAIITCPEIGGQETRVASKKHATTDGDALNLGAPPAIDQIDSTSSSGSCNSILLGYVDDQQQKIRDDLNKCAGGQPRQDAQKEEHLKNLLQRIEKLRKALCEELGKSGSGESVQEVINGVSDVRRERERILTNDADYGNGRRSPMEKHLHGVEQKEALLEQKLRELCKMQQQLPQNITGKRDKREDSNIKQSDGKECRVLATGNKPLEIIIKLKNDSGRQGRSKVKKSTKSPRKLSTLIKTPTKKLGAKRSVSGLRERLQQNQKEGTTAVKLGKIIRQNSYDSNSTSYRSLPSHIGNEMDALVDRLELDQEEEDGEEVEDYTIVAQNGSTVITDDLPPSAGDGKVTARQTTSTQHKARLNPLIAHYIQRLLGMSRNSVRALGVSSSDIDTPSSSVMNISSNRTGTTVDLVDSQERIQRVNRFIEENRTFLSELEDTLRTQSDATLESSIRIFEEVWQQRLLKEKQSRGEKPLKESLAKRRNEAQSEQKQLAPAGSHARRRLAQKRQNDESSKRESRHEASATRQPDTHTSAAVTGNAPTLRPQQRATTEQSTPAATHVVQQKQQRQEDANQKHITSEHASAVLKKTPQTSDISVSTEDRRAENQILRYEQLTENCTQRIAELTDLIQKVRTEKKRLMEVTLSSVSEGRNSTEYIELPDGTRRRSNASNAERNTSVSSSGSSGSSNRNVLTTQPTTSIDYTPQEMLGQQTAATSGERISALDSSVPLEKHKPTGISRDSGISISRPQTAQDIEPPSQASTSTTHPSSQGAVRKSRPPPTMQRYSPKLAEDEVAHELSTIIEVDTPVTSRINATAAGSARVTAASGATEASRSRHLQPLPFPTFEEYAREMNLDVTQMSTDTSLRIHQEFQSLIANLRAVQEGAVPDYREFPTLSAYLRNLSAHQEGVEQSQSPETIEDLIACLRVANLSIKAFPSRQEYMRQMISNSASGELLNSASLENITDSRTNTNTETESESINIEEELRRRQILKHSFRTAKAKEEIFSSTVRERVNAEHAHDNSRIFTTESGIEKLSSTSENGSSEFERQLFSLGMRWPATMRARTKKAEAVGRSNTSSSPERVLHADGGSVELSAQQRGSPRKDVDALRKSRQHSPDKTLRGESPKRMPAVNISAKEVQFEQHTRVRSPAHSPLRATDRQHSRSSPMPAQAAASPQNTSDQQQSKISPTKRMPPNATATQDATRHSRSSRRSPHRSSDCEFVSDFGRPLNLRDFLTKELLKHASSSSSSTPTDDSLRSIFLQSIIDTMTPRTNNCGSNQLDRQKTSTPVTHSNPSHTHSSGGRSTSSDGNTPSQLFSGESGISSVRFFERSITRTYPRNTTPAGQKKVRKAMEEQQNVTAN